In Paenibacillus hexagrammi, the following are encoded in one genomic region:
- a CDS encoding GNAT family N-acetyltransferase gives MNKIITNIGEITILRAAEDDLSDVLRLWLEAAEWLEVKGILQWRPNSFTQESVLEHYQKTELYIAKLNETIVGSFSIQWSDEFIWEELNNNSSGYIHRLVVARNFKGMNLGIELLTWAERYIQSTGKKASRLDCMADNQHLNTFYRKAGYNYIKRINRKYWSASLFEKVYS, from the coding sequence TTGAATAAGATCATAACAAACATTGGAGAGATAACAATACTTAGGGCTGCTGAAGATGATTTGTCGGATGTATTAAGACTTTGGTTGGAAGCGGCTGAGTGGTTGGAGGTAAAAGGAATATTACAGTGGAGACCAAATTCATTTACTCAAGAATCGGTTTTAGAGCATTACCAGAAAACGGAATTATATATAGCCAAGCTTAACGAAACGATAGTAGGTAGTTTTTCAATACAATGGTCTGATGAATTTATTTGGGAAGAGCTAAACAATAATAGTTCCGGATACATTCATAGATTAGTAGTTGCAAGAAATTTTAAGGGGATGAATTTGGGAATTGAATTACTGACTTGGGCAGAGCGGTATATTCAAAGTACTGGCAAGAAAGCATCGAGACTTGATTGCATGGCGGATAATCAACATTTAAACACCTTTTATAGGAAAGCGGGATATAACTATATAAAAAGAATTAATAGAAAGTATTGGAGTGCAAGTCTTTTTGAGAAGGTATATTCATAG
- the rfbF gene encoding glucose-1-phosphate cytidylyltransferase produces MKVVILAGGLGSRIREESHAVPKPMIEIGGKPILWHIMKLYSHFGFHEFIVCLGYKGYVIKDYFANYVRNASDVTLDFNKRSLTIHPTATEPWIVTLAETGETTMTGGRIKRIRSYLGDEPFLLTYGDGLTNVNIQDVVQFHESHGKLATVTAVQPTGRFGSLTIASDQQVQRFNEKPRGDGIWVNGGFFVLQPEVLELIKDDSSVFEKEPLEQLAASGQLHAFQHGGFWYAMDTLHDKHHLQRLWEAGNAPWKLW; encoded by the coding sequence ATGAAAGTCGTGATCCTGGCTGGAGGCTTGGGCTCAAGAATACGGGAAGAATCTCATGCTGTGCCTAAGCCGATGATTGAAATCGGAGGTAAACCTATCCTGTGGCATATTATGAAACTCTACTCCCATTTTGGGTTCCATGAATTCATCGTTTGTTTGGGCTATAAAGGCTATGTCATCAAAGACTATTTTGCCAATTATGTAAGAAACGCCTCCGATGTCACCTTGGATTTCAACAAGAGGAGTCTGACCATTCATCCGACTGCGACGGAGCCTTGGATCGTTACCTTAGCGGAGACTGGTGAAACCACGATGACCGGCGGACGGATCAAACGAATCCGCAGTTATCTCGGCGACGAGCCGTTTCTGCTCACCTACGGTGACGGTCTGACCAATGTGAATATACAGGACGTCGTCCAGTTCCATGAATCACATGGTAAGCTGGCTACTGTAACAGCTGTACAGCCCACCGGCCGATTCGGCTCTTTAACCATTGCTAGCGATCAACAGGTCCAACGATTTAACGAAAAACCGCGCGGAGACGGTATCTGGGTGAATGGCGGTTTCTTTGTCCTGCAGCCGGAGGTGTTGGAATTGATTAAGGATGATAGCTCTGTCTTTGAAAAAGAGCCGCTCGAACAACTCGCAGCGTCCGGGCAGCTGCATGCATTTCAGCACGGCGGATTTTGGTATGCGATGGATACACTGCACGATAAACACCACCTGCAGAGGTTGTGGGAAGCTGGGAACGCTCCTTGGAAGCTTTGGTAG
- the ltrA gene encoding group II intron reverse transcriptase/maturase, with protein MKPKRRYYSLIDKIYQMDNLNEAWLAVKKNQGSGGIDGVSIGMFEKNIGINLKEIQRLLQQDRYKPDPVRRHFIEKENGKLRPLGIPTIRDRVCQQAVRQIIEPIFEQDFYYYSFGFRPGYSAHQAINTIRRAKRGGYDYVVDLDIISFFDEIPHELLMEKVRERITDGKVLTLIRGWLTAGVMEDDQFHETLVGSPQGGVISPLLANLYLNHFDWSMKEKGFAVVRYADDAVILCKVLEEAGMVFLTNLLTTRF; from the coding sequence ATGAAACCGAAACGACGATACTACTCCCTGATCGACAAAATATATCAAATGGACAATCTGAATGAAGCCTGGCTGGCAGTAAAGAAGAATCAAGGAAGTGGCGGAATTGATGGGGTAAGCATTGGTATGTTCGAGAAGAACATAGGCATCAACCTAAAGGAAATCCAAAGGCTACTGCAACAAGATCGGTACAAACCCGACCCTGTCAGGCGACATTTCATCGAGAAGGAAAACGGGAAGTTAAGACCGTTAGGCATTCCCACAATCCGAGATCGCGTATGCCAGCAGGCTGTACGTCAAATCATCGAGCCGATCTTTGAGCAAGACTTCTACTACTACAGCTTTGGCTTCCGACCTGGATACTCTGCGCATCAAGCAATAAACACGATTCGACGAGCAAAGCGCGGCGGATACGACTATGTGGTAGACCTCGACATTATATCCTTTTTCGATGAAATTCCGCATGAACTGCTGATGGAAAAGGTTCGTGAACGAATAACCGACGGTAAAGTGCTGACGCTCATTCGCGGATGGCTCACCGCAGGAGTCATGGAAGATGATCAGTTCCATGAAACGTTAGTCGGGTCCCCACAAGGCGGGGTCATCAGTCCATTACTTGCGAATCTATATCTGAATCATTTCGACTGGAGTATGAAGGAGAAGGGGTTTGCTGTGGTCAGATATGCAGATGATGCAGTTATTCTTTGCAAAGTATTGGAAGAAGCAGGGATGGTATTTCTAACAAACTTACTCACCACACGTTTCTAA
- a CDS encoding transposase: protein MSALQKPKFKDLNHSECAGAPILKSLWERFDFSLLLAQSGIMKRNGTPSWLICFLYVVGLVANCSSVTQIAQLADKDALLKRMFQPWKLAQYTLSRFLTKGFAWTTFGKKRVERLQQDPVTALTDGDVVNLDDTHSAHPFAKLLPFLCWLYDHSAKVYVWATNLVVLQAVRKSGLEYPLFFRIWHKPETKGEGLTKIDLAKQMLLMLRESVSCRLWVAMDRWYLCKHFFSFLEENNFDWVTKAKRNTALFRKVIEPGTRRERYVPLTPVMLIREVFKELLGGEASGLTSISIPDIYMKRPYATVNRKGNQVTKQRYVLVAAVVAIRLKEDDQPITDADQEEKGEEPATYKGAYLLISNRHDAPKDVVQTYAKRWRIEVFFRSAKQELAFEKCHSEYEAHHHAHFELLFVAETLLAIALFELNKEKTSDDEGYTHGEMVRGLFHTRCQVRVNNRKGIQRITIDCDTQVQQFARLIELFWPEHYLVLLWVIPKPGNYQLLPRTA from the coding sequence ATGTCAGCGTTACAAAAGCCGAAGTTTAAAGATTTAAATCACAGCGAATGTGCTGGAGCTCCCATTCTGAAAAGTCTGTGGGAGCGTTTTGACTTCTCTTTGTTACTCGCACAATCTGGCATCATGAAACGTAACGGTACTCCGTCTTGGTTAATTTGCTTCCTCTACGTCGTCGGCCTCGTTGCCAATTGCTCTTCCGTTACCCAGATAGCGCAATTGGCCGACAAAGACGCTTTGCTGAAGCGAATGTTTCAGCCTTGGAAGCTTGCACAGTACACGTTAAGTCGCTTTTTAACGAAAGGCTTTGCTTGGACGACTTTTGGAAAAAAGCGTGTTGAGCGCTTGCAGCAGGATCCTGTAACTGCGCTTACTGATGGAGATGTCGTAAATCTCGATGATACCCACAGCGCGCATCCCTTTGCCAAGCTGCTTCCGTTTCTGTGCTGGCTCTATGACCACTCCGCCAAAGTCTATGTATGGGCAACCAATTTGGTTGTTCTACAAGCTGTTCGGAAGAGCGGATTGGAGTATCCGTTGTTTTTCCGGATTTGGCATAAGCCCGAAACAAAAGGAGAAGGCTTGACTAAAATCGATTTGGCCAAGCAAATGCTACTCATGTTGCGGGAATCTGTTTCATGCCGCTTGTGGGTAGCCATGGATCGGTGGTACCTTTGCAAGCATTTCTTCTCGTTCCTGGAGGAGAATAACTTTGATTGGGTCACCAAAGCCAAACGCAACACGGCTCTGTTTCGTAAAGTCATCGAACCCGGCACTCGTCGGGAACGCTATGTACCGCTGACTCCAGTCATGCTGATCCGGGAGGTCTTTAAGGAGCTGTTAGGTGGGGAGGCATCCGGTCTGACCTCCATTTCGATACCGGATATCTACATGAAGCGCCCTTACGCAACCGTGAATCGGAAAGGGAACCAAGTGACCAAGCAGCGGTATGTTCTTGTAGCTGCTGTTGTTGCGATACGTTTGAAAGAAGATGACCAACCGATAACGGATGCTGATCAAGAGGAAAAAGGAGAAGAGCCTGCTACTTACAAAGGCGCTTATTTGTTAATTAGCAATCGCCACGATGCTCCGAAAGACGTGGTTCAGACCTATGCCAAGCGCTGGCGCATTGAAGTATTCTTTCGCTCGGCCAAACAGGAATTAGCTTTTGAAAAATGCCATTCCGAATACGAGGCGCATCATCATGCCCATTTCGAGTTGTTGTTTGTCGCCGAAACTTTATTAGCGATTGCGCTCTTTGAACTGAACAAAGAAAAAACGAGTGATGATGAAGGCTACACCCACGGCGAAATGGTTCGTGGCCTCTTCCACACTCGTTGTCAGGTCCGCGTGAACAACCGCAAGGGCATTCAGCGAATCACTATTGATTGTGACACACAAGTGCAGCAGTTTGCAAGACTAATTGAGCTTTTTTGGCCAGAGCACTATTTGGTGCTTCTTTGGGTTATACCTAAACCTGGTAATTACCAACTACTACCACGAACTGCATAG
- a CDS encoding DinB family protein, producing the protein MKTIKRMMDHMYWADERILESLEDCETKNKDLLKLVRHVAVAERVWLSRLQGKGSAEYTLWEETDDLTAIRTMFEENAEEYRVYIEGLEESELDEIIDYMNQSGVPFRTSVRDILLQVLLHGQYHRGQINRILRSESAEPAQVDYITFARL; encoded by the coding sequence ATGAAGACGATCAAGCGCATGATGGACCACATGTATTGGGCGGACGAGCGCATCCTAGAATCACTCGAGGACTGTGAGACGAAGAACAAGGACCTTCTGAAACTGGTTCGACACGTTGCGGTCGCGGAACGAGTCTGGCTGTCCCGACTGCAGGGCAAGGGCAGTGCGGAATATACGTTGTGGGAGGAAACAGATGACCTGACGGCGATCCGCACAATGTTCGAAGAAAACGCCGAAGAATATCGCGTCTATATCGAAGGCCTCGAGGAATCTGAGTTAGACGAAATCATCGACTATATGAACCAGAGCGGGGTTCCGTTCCGAACTTCTGTACGTGATATCCTGTTGCAGGTCCTCTTACATGGTCAATATCACCGGGGACAGATCAACCGGATACTTCGTAGCGAATCGGCAGAGCCTGCCCAAGTCGATTACATCACCTTCGCGAGACTTTAA
- the tnpA gene encoding IS66 family insertion sequence element accessory protein TnpA has product MQTLEMRNRYRLQQWTEIVRDCRSSGQTVVRWCAEHDVSVKSYYYWLRKIREAACESLPASSSPNEPTLVSVPPSLRANPPRSEASHEQAAIILRTDAVTIEIHQHASTLLLEQTLRILQYVR; this is encoded by the coding sequence TTGCAAACTCTAGAAATGAGGAATCGCTATCGGCTTCAGCAGTGGACCGAGATTGTTCGTGACTGCCGTTCCAGTGGTCAGACCGTGGTTCGATGGTGTGCCGAGCACGATGTCAGCGTGAAAAGCTACTATTACTGGCTTCGAAAGATCCGTGAAGCTGCTTGTGAATCCCTTCCTGCCTCCTCATCTCCGAATGAACCAACACTGGTTTCAGTCCCTCCATCTTTGCGGGCGAACCCTCCGCGTTCCGAAGCAAGTCATGAACAAGCGGCGATCATCCTTCGTACGGATGCCGTTACGATCGAAATTCATCAGCATGCGTCTACCTTACTTCTCGAACAGACGCTTCGCATCCTGCAGTATGTTCGGTGA
- a CDS encoding glycosyltransferase family 2 protein, with product MDPLVSILLPTYNRPKYVEQALKSALQQTYANVEIIICDNSNNDETERIVSTYLEQPGTANLKYVKNKSNIGPIANMQKCFDLASGDFINYLMDDDLLHPEKIAIMVKAINKDNRITLVTSRRAVIDMSGQAIHLSSQAHPFYLPNQKKNVVDGNAVIQRMLYDRKNYIGEPTSVLFRKADLKQPFGVFYGKLANNNVDVATWLSLLEGKKAVFLSTPLNSFRKHANQISQSTLSKMALCCDWIDHILTARKHGLLTDHTAYLQAITKLSGKVCMRFPEWNMETNRAYHSDLVKRAQLLLDVCHKKKLLKEEAQLKRLLDQLDDQRRKKKRR from the coding sequence ATGGATCCGCTTGTAAGCATTTTACTTCCAACCTATAATCGTCCCAAGTATGTGGAGCAAGCTTTGAAAAGCGCGCTTCAGCAAACTTACGCCAATGTGGAAATCATTATTTGTGATAACAGTAATAATGACGAGACTGAGAGAATAGTCTCCACTTATCTAGAACAGCCAGGCACAGCCAACTTAAAGTATGTGAAAAATAAATCGAACATCGGCCCGATTGCAAATATGCAGAAGTGTTTCGATCTTGCGTCCGGCGATTTTATCAATTATTTGATGGATGACGACCTGCTGCATCCGGAGAAAATCGCGATCATGGTAAAAGCGATTAATAAGGATAATCGCATTACGCTTGTCACGTCCCGCAGAGCCGTTATTGATATGTCAGGTCAAGCCATACACCTGTCGTCCCAGGCTCATCCATTCTATCTCCCCAATCAAAAAAAGAACGTTGTCGATGGAAATGCGGTTATCCAAAGAATGCTGTATGACCGAAAAAATTATATCGGTGAACCGACAAGTGTATTGTTTCGCAAAGCTGATTTAAAGCAGCCTTTCGGTGTGTTCTACGGCAAGCTGGCGAACAATAATGTGGACGTTGCTACCTGGCTGTCCTTGCTGGAGGGTAAAAAGGCGGTATTCCTGTCCACGCCGCTTAATTCTTTCCGCAAGCATGCCAACCAAATATCGCAAAGCACTCTTTCAAAAATGGCGCTTTGCTGCGATTGGATCGATCACATCCTCACGGCGAGAAAACACGGCTTGCTTACCGATCACACCGCTTACTTGCAAGCTATTACGAAGTTAAGCGGCAAGGTCTGCATGAGGTTCCCCGAATGGAACATGGAAACGAACCGTGCTTACCACTCAGATCTGGTGAAAAGAGCTCAGCTTCTCCTCGATGTATGTCATAAAAAGAAGCTTCTGAAGGAAGAGGCGCAATTAAAGCGGCTTCTTGATCAATTGGATGATCAGCGCAGGAAGAAAAAAAGAAGATGA
- a CDS encoding DUF4062 domain-containing protein translates to MPSPRVFISSTCYDLGMARDQLRSFLLELGYEPVLSEYSDVLFDPRTHTHTSCLQEVPNTDMIILIVGSRFGGKIIPDALTSIDIETLMKSSFNIESLENIENLSITQIEVLKAIETSVPVFAFIEEKVLHDHLVYEKNKDLIGKINFPSIEKADTAKYIFEFINFLRHRIKGNSVISFSKIEDIENHLRKQWASLFQRLLREQREKDFETRRMISLSDQLEDLKTAIFSTIGNSQTKDIARGVIKYRKLIDLLLGLHIPDKSIFVQGNCSFDDLLHMANIVEIKDIETSRPYGRAALIKEDGTFYESRFSSNFILDIRLEWDSFITMSPESRQVIFETVSDDRRIGPPLLRYRNETIDQYFNERNIEAKQSDEIFVVTSTESA, encoded by the coding sequence ATGCCTAGTCCAAGAGTATTTATTTCATCGACTTGTTACGATTTAGGTATGGCACGAGATCAATTGAGATCATTCTTGCTAGAATTGGGATATGAGCCAGTTCTTAGTGAATACTCTGATGTTCTATTTGATCCTCGTACCCATACACATACTAGTTGTTTACAAGAAGTACCTAATACTGACATGATAATTTTGATTGTTGGTTCAAGGTTTGGTGGAAAAATAATTCCCGATGCTTTGACATCAATAGATATTGAAACATTAATGAAATCAAGTTTTAATATTGAATCTCTAGAAAATATTGAAAATCTATCAATTACACAAATTGAGGTTCTAAAAGCTATTGAAACATCAGTACCGGTATTTGCTTTTATTGAAGAAAAGGTTCTACATGATCATCTTGTATATGAAAAGAATAAAGATCTTATAGGAAAGATAAATTTCCCTTCAATTGAAAAGGCTGACACAGCAAAGTATATTTTTGAATTTATTAATTTTTTAAGGCATAGAATTAAAGGCAACAGTGTTATTTCATTTTCAAAAATTGAAGACATCGAAAATCATCTACGCAAACAATGGGCGTCACTATTTCAACGCTTACTAAGGGAACAAAGAGAAAAAGACTTTGAAACAAGGAGAATGATTAGTTTATCTGATCAACTCGAGGATCTAAAGACTGCAATTTTTTCCACCATTGGTAACTCGCAAACAAAAGACATTGCACGTGGTGTAATTAAATATCGAAAATTAATTGATTTACTTTTGGGGTTGCATATTCCTGACAAGTCTATTTTTGTACAAGGTAACTGTTCTTTTGATGACCTCCTACATATGGCAAATATAGTTGAGATTAAAGATATTGAAACTAGTAGGCCTTATGGTAGAGCTGCACTAATAAAAGAAGATGGGACCTTCTATGAAAGTCGCTTTAGTAGTAATTTTATTCTTGATATTAGATTAGAATGGGACAGCTTTATAACTATGTCACCAGAATCAAGACAAGTAATATTTGAAACGGTTTCAGATGATAGAAGAATAGGACCTCCACTATTACGATATAGAAATGAAACTATCGATCAATATTTTAATGAGAGAAACATTGAAGCGAAACAATCTGATGAAATTTTTGTGGTAACTTCTACAGAATCAGCATAA
- the comI gene encoding competence inhibitor ComI, with protein sequence MEVKDAIQIMFLFGMFILALLTYINLNNKRK encoded by the coding sequence ATGGAAGTTAAAGATGCGATCCAGATCATGTTCCTATTTGGAATGTTTATCCTTGCACTTTTAACGTACATAAACTTGAACAACAAGAGAAAGTAA
- the tnpB gene encoding IS66 family insertion sequence element accessory protein TnpB (TnpB, as the term is used for proteins encoded by IS66 family insertion elements, is considered an accessory protein, since TnpC, encoded by a neighboring gene, is a DDE family transposase.): MRKSIDGLILVVQHQLQLNPFQNHLFLFCGRKRDRMKALYWEGDGFVLLYKRLESGQYQWPMDAEAVRSITPQEFRWLLEGLSIHQPKAVRKLDFTPSI; the protein is encoded by the coding sequence ATGCGAAAATCCATTGATGGTCTTATTCTCGTGGTGCAACATCAGCTACAATTAAACCCGTTTCAGAATCATTTGTTTTTGTTCTGCGGTCGCAAGCGCGATCGAATGAAAGCCTTGTACTGGGAAGGTGATGGCTTCGTCCTGTTATACAAGCGACTGGAATCAGGTCAATACCAGTGGCCCATGGATGCGGAAGCCGTACGCTCGATTACGCCACAGGAGTTTCGGTGGTTGCTGGAGGGGCTATCTATCCATCAGCCGAAAGCTGTCAGAAAGCTGGATTTCACTCCTTCCATCTAA
- a CDS encoding NUDIX hydrolase, whose protein sequence is MSRSKHFVSAAAVVLNDKNEILLIKGPDRGWEMPGGVVEEGESLSQAAIRETKEESGVDIEIIRFCGIYQNVKQSICNTLFLAKQIGGEPIATEESLQSGFFPIEDALKMVTFMNFRDRIETCLKINESLEYIEF, encoded by the coding sequence ATGAGCCGGTCAAAACATTTTGTCTCTGCAGCAGCCGTTGTTTTAAATGATAAAAATGAAATATTACTTATTAAAGGTCCTGATAGAGGTTGGGAAATGCCCGGAGGTGTAGTCGAAGAAGGTGAATCATTATCCCAAGCTGCAATTCGTGAAACTAAAGAAGAATCTGGTGTAGACATTGAAATCATTAGGTTCTGTGGAATTTATCAGAATGTAAAGCAATCTATTTGTAATACATTGTTCTTGGCAAAACAGATTGGTGGGGAACCAATTGCTACAGAAGAAAGTTTACAAAGTGGATTTTTTCCAATTGAAGATGCCTTAAAAATGGTTACATTTATGAATTTTAGAGACAGAATAGAAACCTGTTTAAAGATTAATGAATCACTTGAATATATCGAATTTTAA
- a CDS encoding tyrosine-type recombinase/integrase: MDSQLLEECYLLQSYYISQKENASESIFLVPQWDSDHEKRLKNELLRRGYSPKTLKAYCGQVERLFHYVKEQHVIWSDQMIQNYSLYLLNKNCSHAYVNQAISAIKFYFQKVLQQQDTTPYVRPKKENKLPNVLSIKEVTSILKAIQNIKHQAILYLTYSSGLRVGEVVRLRLQDFDIERKTLLIRQGKGRKDRLTLLSDTALEIVQRYSQQQKPEVWLFPGQTSGRHLTERSVQKVFEQALAVSGVRKEVSVHSLRHSFATHLLEGGTDIRYIQELLGHQSTRTTERYTHVSVKDIRRIKSPLDQIDL; the protein is encoded by the coding sequence GTGGATTCTCAATTACTTGAAGAATGTTATTTACTTCAATCCTATTATATCTCTCAAAAAGAAAATGCTTCTGAATCCATTTTCCTAGTACCCCAATGGGATTCTGATCATGAAAAAAGATTGAAGAATGAATTACTTCGTAGAGGTTATAGCCCAAAAACACTAAAGGCCTATTGTGGGCAAGTCGAACGTTTGTTTCACTACGTGAAAGAGCAGCATGTCATTTGGAGTGATCAAATGATTCAAAATTATTCACTATATTTGCTAAATAAAAATTGCTCACACGCTTATGTCAATCAAGCAATCTCTGCCATAAAATTTTATTTTCAAAAGGTTCTGCAACAACAAGACACTACACCGTACGTTAGGCCAAAGAAAGAAAATAAACTCCCAAATGTCTTGTCAATAAAGGAAGTAACGTCCATATTAAAAGCAATCCAAAATATAAAACATCAAGCTATATTATATTTGACATATTCTTCAGGCTTACGAGTTGGGGAGGTAGTACGTTTGCGATTGCAGGATTTTGACATAGAACGTAAAACGCTGCTAATCCGACAAGGAAAAGGAAGAAAAGATCGATTGACCTTACTTTCCGATACTGCCCTTGAAATCGTTCAACGTTACTCGCAACAACAAAAACCGGAAGTATGGCTGTTCCCTGGACAGACGAGTGGACGCCATTTGACAGAGCGATCTGTACAAAAAGTTTTTGAACAAGCTTTAGCAGTGTCTGGTGTAAGGAAAGAGGTAAGTGTACACTCGTTACGTCATTCCTTTGCCACTCATTTATTGGAAGGAGGCACCGATATTCGGTATATCCAGGAATTACTCGGCCATCAAAGTACTCGTACAACCGAGCGATATACACATGTAAGTGTAAAAGATATTAGACGTATTAAGAGCCCACTTGATCAAATTGATCTTTGA
- a CDS encoding GNAT family N-acetyltransferase, which yields MSELMIRWADYQDWYQLGLVSSESYRESYSGIIPDTYLDAFSIEKRQSHYKRALQEDAKTTAILLVNNKVAGYIEFGNSKDTDLDNTYGEIYNFYTLKSYWGNGYGKKLITWGINRLQEAGVTVKSI from the coding sequence ATGAGCGAATTGATGATTAGATGGGCAGATTATCAAGATTGGTACCAACTAGGTTTGGTTAGTTCAGAATCTTATCGTGAGTCTTATTCGGGCATTATCCCAGATACCTATTTAGATGCTTTTTCTATTGAAAAACGACAGTCACACTATAAAAGAGCATTACAAGAAGATGCCAAAACTACTGCAATTCTTTTAGTAAATAATAAAGTTGCTGGCTATATAGAATTTGGAAATAGTAAAGATACCGATTTAGATAATACATATGGAGAGATTTATAACTTTTATACATTAAAGAGCTACTGGGGGAACGGGTACGGAAAGAAGCTAATTACTTGGGGGATTAATAGGCTACAAGAAGCAGGTGTAACCGTCAAGTCCATTTGA
- the istB gene encoding IS21-like element helper ATPase IstB has product MNEVTVELRQALRNLNLTEAAQVIEQTLMEADSKEWTCRQFLQWLLQYEMNRREEKQLAKRFRWALFPEIKRLDDFMLEEQQSLSRRQFNQLRELLWLEQNYNLIFLGPPGVGKTHLAIGLGVEALKKGYRVSFITMDGLIQLLKTETISRVSGSKLKRLYRSQLVIMDDLMFMAMDRYEANLFFQFINKLYGQSSIILTSNKGPDDWGELLGDPAITTAILDRILHKSEIIQLQGDSYRLKHRQTIFS; this is encoded by the coding sequence ATGAATGAAGTGACTGTAGAACTTAGACAAGCACTACGAAATCTCAATCTAACGGAAGCGGCTCAGGTCATCGAGCAAACATTAATGGAAGCGGACTCCAAGGAATGGACCTGCCGCCAATTCTTGCAATGGCTCCTGCAGTACGAAATGAACCGCCGCGAAGAAAAGCAACTCGCCAAACGGTTTCGCTGGGCTCTGTTTCCGGAGATTAAGAGGCTCGACGACTTCATGCTAGAGGAGCAGCAGTCGCTCAGCAGACGGCAGTTTAACCAACTAAGAGAGCTACTTTGGCTCGAGCAAAACTACAATCTAATTTTTCTGGGGCCGCCGGGCGTGGGAAAAACCCATTTGGCCATAGGTCTTGGCGTGGAAGCATTGAAAAAAGGGTACCGGGTCAGTTTTATTACGATGGACGGTCTCATTCAATTATTGAAAACGGAGACCATATCAAGGGTCTCTGGGTCCAAGCTCAAACGGCTATACCGATCCCAACTTGTGATCATGGATGACTTGATGTTTATGGCCATGGACCGTTATGAAGCCAACTTATTCTTTCAGTTTATAAACAAGTTATATGGGCAATCCTCGATCATCTTGACCTCCAATAAGGGTCCGGATGATTGGGGAGAGCTACTAGGCGATCCTGCCATCACCACAGCAATCCTGGACAGAATTCTGCATAAAAGTGAAATCATCCAGCTCCAAGGGGACAGCTATCGGTTGAAGCATCGACAGACCATTTTCAGCTAA
- the comI gene encoding competence inhibitor ComI, which translates to MEVKDALQIMFLFGMFILALLTYINLNNKRK; encoded by the coding sequence TTGGAGGTTAAAGATGCATTGCAGATTATGTTCCTATTTGGAATGTTCATTCTAGCACTTTTAACTTACATAAATTTGAACAACAAGAGAAAGTAA